Proteins co-encoded in one Balearica regulorum gibbericeps isolate bBalReg1 chromosome 16, bBalReg1.pri, whole genome shotgun sequence genomic window:
- the LOC104629937 gene encoding protein-glutamine gamma-glutamyltransferase E isoform X2, giving the protein MSISISSPPNAVIGRYKLSVQSTSSGSSSPASLGTFVVLFNPWSSGDDVFMPNKAECEEYVLEEFGIIFAGNKNRINSFGWNFGQFQEDIINICLSMLDRSLNYRQDPVTDVSHRNDPKYLGRVLSAMVNANDDQGVLLGNWSGNYDGGKSPSSWTGSGEILLNWKKSGFRPVKYGQCWVFAAVLTTVLRCLGIPTRTITNFSSAHDADGNLRVDEFYDAAGNHLDRSADSIWNFHVWNESWFSRSDLGPSYNGWQILDATPQEESGGIYQCGPASRNAIKEGDVDLDYDCPFVFAEVNADCMYWNYDPATGKKTLIFSQSTTVGQSMSTKAVGRDDRVDVTNDYKYEEGSKKERDIFKKARKKLGLEDKFDPTAPTPQEIDQKPDISGKFKVDGSIEVGKDLNLILVLANLQSDAKTVDVNMTAWSTVYTRRPIKEIWNDSISVTLSPKEEKEFPINIPYTEYQQQLTTDNMIQVTALCHVKDGIQVLVQRDISLDSPAIDVQVLGEAKVNEEVDVEVIFTNPIDTEVTDCVLQVEGNDLLRGILTIDVPPLKGSEKSSTKFKLIPTETGSKHLVVNFSCDKFADIKTFKMVNVID; this is encoded by the exons GTGATGATGTGTTCATGCCTAACAAGGCTGAGTGTGAGGAATATGTGCTAGAAGAGTTTGGCATCATTTTTGCAGGCAACAAAAATCGTATCAACAGCTTTGGATGGAACTTTGGCCAG TTTCAAGAAGATATTATCAATATTTGCCTTTCCATGCTGGATCGAAGCTTAAACTATCGTCAGGATCCTGTCACAGATGTATCTCACCGAAATGACCCCAAATATCTGGGCCGCGTTCTCAGTGCAATG GTCAATGCCAATGATGACCAAGGGGTGCTGCTAGGAAACTGGAGTGGAAATTATGATGGTGGGAAAAGTCCAAGCAGTTGGACTGGAAGTGGTGAAATCCTGCTAAACTGGAAGAAATCGGGATTCAGACCTGTTAAATATGGACAATGTTGGGTTTTTGCAGCAGTATTGACTACAG TGCTTAGATGTCTGGGGATTCCCACTCGTACAATTACAAACTTCAGCTCTGCCCACGATGCAGATGGAAATCTGCGCGTGGATGAGTTTTATGATGCTGCTGGAAATCATTTGGACAGGTCCGCTGACAGCATATG GAATTTCCATGTCTGGAACGAAAGCTGGTTTTCCCGCAGTGACTTGGGCCCCTCTTACAATGGATGGCAAATTCTGGATGCAACTCCCCAGGAAGAAAGTGGAG GAATTTATCAGTGTGGCCCTGCCTCACGGAACGCCATCAAAGAAGGAGATGTAGATCTGGACTACGACTGCCCATTTGTATTTGCAGAAGTGAATGCAGACTGTATGTACTGGAACTACGACCCTgcaactggaaagaaaacattaatattttcccaGTCTACCACAGTTGGCCAATCCATGAGCACAAAGGCAGTCGGTAGAGATGATCGGGTAGATGTCACCAATGATTATAAATATGAAGAAG GctctaaaaaagaaagagatatttttaagaaagccCGTAAGAAGCTGGGACTTGAGGATAAATTTGATCCTACAGCACCAACACCACAGGAAATCGATCAAAAGCCTGACATCTCAGGGAAGTTCAAGGTGGATGGCTCTATAGAAGTTGGCAAAGATCTCAATCTAATTCTGGTTCTTGCAAACTTACAGTCCGATGCTAAGACTGTTGATGTAAATATGACTGCTTGGAGCACTGTGTACACTAGAAGACCAATTAAGGAGATCTGGAATGACTCCATATCTGTCACACTGTCTCCTAAGGAag agAAAGAATTTCCCATTAATATACCATATACTGAATATCAACAGCAGTTAACTACAGACAACATGATCCAAGTAACGGCTTTATGTCATGTAAAAGATGGGATTCAAGTGCTAGTGCAAAGAGACATCAGCCTGGACAGTCCTGCCATCGACGTACAG GTACTTGGTGAAGCAAAAGTGAATGAAGAAGTGGATGTAGAAGTGATATTTACCAATCCTATTGATACAGAAGTGACAGACTGTGTCCTGCAGGTAGAAGGCAATGACCTGCTCAGAGGAATCCTTACGATAGA CGTACCACCACTGAAAGGCAGTGAGAAATCCAGTACAAAGTTTAAACTCATCCCTACTGAGACGGGTTCCAAACATCTCGTTGTTAATTTCTCCTGTGATAAATTTGCAGATATCAAGACCTTTAAGATGGTAAATGTGATTGACTAA